One part of the Tunicatimonas pelagia genome encodes these proteins:
- a CDS encoding DUF2927 domain-containing protein, with the protein MKELIQFKSTGWVYTCFIFLVIVGCDSDDDASPQSSIKKPQLTAEQQYFLKISLGGELANIPPVVKKWNQDIRIFVVDTTYTELMQELNQIIAEINDLSTTISLNLVATRTESNYLIYFGDAQTYATEYEPAAAPLVEENWGIFWIYWNAGYSINRGSMYVDTERTESLVCQKHLLREELTQSLGLMQDTNDFLASIFYQPWTCTPRYADIDEQLIRWQLSEEIKTGMNRTDIITLWQL; encoded by the coding sequence ATGAAGGAGCTTATCCAATTCAAATCCACTGGGTGGGTTTACACGTGTTTCATTTTTCTAGTCATCGTTGGATGCGATTCAGATGATGATGCTTCCCCCCAATCATCTATTAAAAAACCTCAACTAACGGCAGAGCAGCAATATTTTTTAAAGATCAGTTTGGGTGGTGAACTAGCGAATATTCCTCCAGTGGTTAAAAAGTGGAATCAGGATATTCGAATATTTGTGGTTGATACCACGTATACCGAATTAATGCAAGAGTTGAACCAGATAATAGCCGAAATTAACGATTTAAGCACTACAATCTCACTAAATCTGGTAGCAACACGCACTGAGTCTAATTACCTTATCTACTTCGGCGATGCCCAAACCTACGCTACTGAATACGAACCGGCAGCAGCCCCATTGGTGGAAGAAAACTGGGGTATTTTTTGGATTTACTGGAACGCAGGTTACAGTATTAATCGGGGCAGCATGTACGTAGATACTGAGCGAACCGAATCACTTGTCTGTCAAAAGCATTTACTTCGAGAAGAGCTAACCCAATCGCTAGGGTTAATGCAGGATACAAATGATTTTCTTGCCAGTATTTTCTATCAGCCGTGGACATGCACTCCTCGGTACGCTGATATTGATGAACAACTTATTCGCTGGCAACTCAGTGAAGAGATTAAGACCGGAATGAACCGCACTGATATTATTACTCTATGGCAACTTTAG
- a CDS encoding putative sugar nucleotidyl transferase, with amino-acid sequence MQLVFVDLPNFRDSLKPFTLTRPVATLRVGIRTLGEKWQMYLAEEMVLTNPSYLTVDYLQSKYSLIIEEDNLLVNPAVCPNTDLIQRAKILESRTVLFQGDCFIAARVPGEDLQSLSSSNLQLGNLPALLSDYRSITYAQSIVKIQQVWDIFQQNGSQIEADYAHLTQNRSSATITDKYTRTYGDSQIFVEEGANIKAAIINAESGPVYLGKNTTIHENAVIKGPFAMLEGAHVNMGAKVREATTIGPSSKIGGEVKNIVVQANSNKGHEGFVGNSVIGEWCNFGADSNTSNLKNNYQPVQLWDYRTRELVDSGQTFCGLMMGDHSKCGINTMFNTGTTVGVFANLFGGGFLPKFVPSFSWGGSESLVEFRFAKAVEVLERVLGRRNQRPDPNDLDILKHISQHRSSEFS; translated from the coding sequence ATGCAGCTAGTTTTTGTTGACCTGCCCAACTTTCGGGACTCGCTGAAGCCGTTTACGCTTACCCGTCCGGTGGCTACGCTGCGAGTGGGTATTCGCACTTTGGGTGAGAAGTGGCAGATGTATCTAGCGGAAGAAATGGTGTTGACTAATCCTTCTTATCTCACCGTGGATTATCTGCAATCCAAGTATTCGCTGATTATTGAGGAAGATAACTTACTAGTAAACCCAGCGGTTTGTCCAAATACCGATCTCATTCAGCGTGCTAAGATACTAGAGTCTCGCACCGTTCTTTTTCAGGGTGATTGCTTTATTGCCGCCCGGGTGCCCGGTGAAGATTTACAGTCACTCAGTAGTAGTAACCTTCAGCTAGGTAATTTACCTGCACTGCTTTCTGATTATCGGAGTATTACCTACGCTCAGTCAATAGTCAAAATACAGCAGGTGTGGGATATATTCCAGCAGAACGGTAGCCAGATTGAAGCGGATTACGCGCACCTAACCCAAAACCGCTCTTCCGCAACGATTACCGATAAATACACGCGCACCTACGGCGACTCTCAAATATTTGTGGAGGAAGGAGCGAATATTAAAGCCGCCATCATCAACGCCGAAAGTGGCCCGGTGTATTTAGGCAAGAATACAACTATTCACGAAAATGCAGTCATCAAAGGGCCATTTGCTATGCTAGAGGGAGCCCACGTAAATATGGGGGCTAAAGTACGGGAGGCTACTACTATCGGTCCCAGCTCCAAAATTGGTGGCGAGGTGAAAAATATTGTGGTGCAGGCCAATAGCAATAAGGGGCACGAAGGCTTTGTAGGCAATTCAGTCATCGGTGAGTGGTGCAATTTTGGGGCTGATTCTAATACCTCAAACTTGAAGAATAATTACCAACCAGTGCAACTGTGGGATTATCGTACCCGTGAACTTGTCGATAGTGGGCAGACTTTCTGCGGACTGATGATGGGCGATCATAGCAAATGTGGGATCAATACCATGTTCAACACCGGTACTACCGTAGGAGTGTTCGCTAACTTATTTGGTGGGGGCTTTTTGCCCAAATTTGTTCCTTCATTCTCCTGGGGTGGTAGCGAATCGTTGGTAGAATTTCGGTTTGCAAAAGCGGTAGAGGTACTAGAACGGGTACTAGGTCGCCGCAATCAACGGCCTGACCCGAACGATTTGGATATTCTGAAACATATATCGCAGCATCGTTCTTCCGAGTTTTCTTAG
- the nagB gene encoding glucosamine-6-phosphate deaminase, translated as MNPATTLERQFEKIPTTIYEDAGAASLEIAKNIQQSIKEKQQAGENCVLGLATGSSPTRVYDELVRMHEEEGLSFKNVITFNLDEYYPMEPDKLQSYVRFMNEYLFDHVDIDKSNVHVPDGTVSIEQIGEYCAQYEQMIQDAGGIDIQLLGIGRTGHIGFNEPGSREASRTRLINLDKTTRIAAASDFFGEEFVPRRAITMGVKSIMEARKVILMAWGEGKAVVIQKAIEGPITDQVPATFLQNHADAEIIVDEGAAAELTRIKTPWLVGPCDWTQALTRKAVVWLCGRVDKPILKLTPEHYNENGMSDLIADHGPAYDINIRVFNELQHTITGWPGGKPNADDSQRPERAQPFPKRALIFSPHPDDDVISMGGTLLRLVDQGHEVHVAYQTSGNIAVFDDDALRFADFAKDFKEVFSLQNERIDSLFDEVFEAMESKEPGQSDPRPVQLIKGLIRRGEAKAACRYCGIPDENAHFMDMPFYETGKVRKKPLGEEDIQLTVDLLQKIKPHQIYAAGDLSDPHGTHRVCLNAIFAALDRLKGEAWLDDCYVWLYRGAWQEWDIHQIEMAVPISPVELMRKRRAIFKHQSQKDRPLFPGSDPREFWQRAEDRNQATANAYDDLGLAEYEAIEAFVRHIF; from the coding sequence ATGAACCCTGCTACTACGCTGGAGAGACAGTTTGAGAAAATACCGACTACCATTTATGAAGACGCTGGCGCGGCTTCTTTAGAGATTGCTAAAAACATTCAGCAATCAATTAAAGAGAAGCAGCAGGCAGGTGAAAATTGTGTACTAGGCTTGGCTACCGGCTCCTCACCTACCCGAGTATACGATGAGCTGGTGCGAATGCACGAAGAAGAAGGGCTGAGCTTTAAGAATGTAATCACATTCAATTTGGATGAGTACTATCCTATGGAGCCTGATAAGCTGCAAAGCTACGTACGCTTCATGAATGAGTACCTCTTCGACCACGTAGACATTGACAAAAGTAATGTACACGTGCCCGATGGTACTGTTTCTATTGAGCAGATTGGTGAGTACTGCGCTCAGTATGAACAAATGATACAAGATGCCGGAGGAATTGATATTCAACTGCTGGGGATTGGGCGTACCGGACATATTGGCTTTAACGAACCTGGTTCCCGTGAAGCCTCTCGTACTCGCCTTATTAACCTGGATAAGACCACTCGTATCGCCGCTGCCAGCGACTTTTTTGGGGAAGAATTTGTTCCCCGCCGAGCCATTACTATGGGGGTAAAGTCCATTATGGAGGCTCGTAAGGTTATTCTCATGGCTTGGGGCGAAGGAAAAGCCGTGGTTATTCAAAAGGCAATTGAAGGCCCTATCACCGATCAGGTGCCCGCCACTTTTCTCCAGAACCATGCTGATGCTGAAATTATTGTAGACGAAGGAGCCGCCGCCGAGCTTACCCGCATAAAAACCCCGTGGCTGGTAGGCCCTTGCGACTGGACTCAAGCACTGACTCGTAAAGCAGTGGTGTGGCTCTGTGGCCGCGTGGATAAACCCATTCTTAAGCTCACTCCAGAACACTACAACGAGAATGGTATGAGCGATCTTATTGCCGACCACGGTCCGGCTTACGATATTAACATCCGAGTATTTAACGAACTACAGCATACCATTACCGGTTGGCCAGGTGGCAAACCTAATGCCGATGACAGTCAACGTCCCGAACGGGCGCAACCTTTCCCTAAGCGGGCACTTATTTTTAGTCCCCATCCCGACGATGACGTAATTTCTATGGGAGGCACCTTGCTTCGGCTGGTAGATCAAGGCCATGAGGTTCATGTAGCTTACCAGACCTCGGGTAATATCGCGGTATTTGACGATGACGCGCTACGCTTTGCCGATTTTGCTAAAGATTTTAAAGAAGTCTTCAGCTTGCAGAACGAACGTATTGATTCACTATTTGATGAAGTATTTGAGGCTATGGAGAGCAAAGAGCCTGGTCAGTCTGACCCGCGCCCGGTTCAATTAATTAAAGGACTCATTCGAAGGGGTGAAGCAAAGGCCGCTTGTCGTTACTGTGGTATTCCCGATGAGAACGCTCACTTTATGGATATGCCGTTCTATGAAACGGGTAAAGTACGTAAAAAGCCCTTAGGGGAAGAAGATATTCAGCTAACTGTAGACTTACTACAAAAGATTAAGCCTCATCAGATCTACGCTGCGGGTGACCTTTCTGATCCGCACGGTACGCACCGGGTATGCCTAAACGCCATTTTTGCGGCGCTGGATCGATTAAAGGGCGAAGCTTGGCTAGATGATTGCTACGTATGGCTCTATCGGGGGGCTTGGCAAGAGTGGGATATTCATCAGATTGAGATGGCCGTACCGATCAGTCCGGTGGAACTGATGCGAAAGCGCCGTGCTATCTTTAAGCACCAATCGCAAAAAGACCGTCCGCTATTTCCTGGTTCTGATCCACGGGAGTTCTGGCAACGTGCCGAAGATCGTAACCAAGCTACCGCTAATGCCTACGACGACCTGGGCCTAGCCGAATACGAAGCCATTGAGGCGTTTGTCCGACACATCTTTTGA
- a CDS encoding fasciclin domain-containing protein: MKRIAHPTLASLILLTVLFSFSSCRRILEDIIDEIDDRDNTEVTIVELAQESPDLSILVDALKRADLVDALNERGPFTVFAPTNKAFKDLFEQLGVSGLEEIDKDVLTNVLLYHVVNLRATRATLDNGLMLETLQGQNVTVTLDDWYIFINNIKVLDTDLEASNGIVHTIEGVLLPPTTSTPAVQLSQNDTFGEILVDAEGNTLYLFTPDVNGESACTGGCVERWPVFYAEELTVGSGLNTTDFGTITREDGSPQTTYKGWPLYFFQNDTAPGDVEGDGLGDVWFVAKDYTVFLGRQEIDGEMTDYLVNEDGLTLYLFTVDSAEQSNCTGGCLDAWPPFLIDGVTVPSLLSGDDFGTTTTEEGDITMYRHRPLYFFVNDNMNRGAINGQGVNDVWFVVPPDIESL; the protein is encoded by the coding sequence ATGAAACGCATTGCACACCCCACCTTGGCATCACTTATTCTGCTAACCGTTCTCTTTTCGTTTAGTAGCTGTAGGCGAATTCTTGAAGATATTATTGATGAAATTGATGATAGAGATAACACTGAGGTTACCATTGTTGAACTTGCTCAAGAGTCACCAGACCTTTCAATATTGGTAGATGCACTGAAGCGAGCTGATTTAGTTGATGCCTTGAACGAACGTGGACCATTTACGGTATTTGCTCCCACTAACAAAGCTTTCAAAGATTTATTTGAGCAGCTCGGAGTGAGCGGGCTAGAAGAGATTGATAAGGATGTGCTTACCAACGTACTACTGTATCATGTAGTAAACCTACGAGCTACCCGAGCTACACTTGATAATGGCCTTATGCTGGAAACCCTCCAGGGACAGAACGTAACCGTTACGCTAGACGATTGGTACATATTTATCAACAATATTAAAGTGCTGGATACTGACTTGGAGGCCTCCAACGGTATTGTTCACACTATTGAAGGAGTATTGCTACCACCCACTACCAGTACCCCAGCCGTTCAACTTAGTCAAAATGATACTTTTGGTGAAATCCTCGTAGACGCAGAAGGCAATACGCTTTACTTGTTTACCCCCGACGTTAACGGAGAAAGTGCTTGCACCGGAGGCTGTGTTGAACGTTGGCCAGTATTTTACGCTGAAGAACTTACGGTAGGTTCAGGATTAAACACCACCGACTTTGGTACTATTACCCGAGAGGATGGAAGCCCGCAGACTACCTACAAAGGTTGGCCTTTATACTTCTTTCAAAATGATACTGCACCCGGAGATGTTGAAGGAGATGGTTTAGGCGATGTATGGTTTGTTGCCAAAGATTACACCGTATTCTTAGGAAGACAGGAGATAGACGGTGAAATGACCGATTATTTGGTGAATGAAGATGGGCTAACCCTGTATTTGTTTACCGTAGATTCTGCTGAGCAATCTAACTGTACAGGTGGTTGCCTGGATGCTTGGCCTCCCTTTTTGATTGATGGAGTTACCGTACCCTCATTATTATCTGGTGATGACTTTGGCACAACCACTACCGAAGAAGGCGATATTACCATGTACCGCCACCGCCCTCTTTATTTCTTTGTGAACGATAATATGAACCGGGGAGCGATCAATGGTCAGGGAGTGAATGATGTATGGTTTGTGGTTCCCCCAGATATTGAATCACTTTAG
- a CDS encoding helix-turn-helix domain-containing protein, which yields MKGKKRYITLDEKQRKELLAGFKTGKKPVFRMRCHLILLSDQGHGVQQIAELYQLSRQSVANWFTRYEQGGITALHTIQGRGRRPILRIDNAVEVQQVEQLVDRHPQTLRPVLVALSQQGKVLSKRTLQRFLKRLDGNGSGSEEVR from the coding sequence ATGAAAGGTAAGAAAAGATATATTACTTTGGATGAGAAGCAACGCAAAGAATTACTGGCGGGCTTCAAAACTGGCAAAAAACCCGTCTTCAGAATGCGTTGCCATTTGATTCTGCTCAGTGATCAGGGGCATGGTGTCCAGCAGATTGCCGAGCTATATCAACTAAGTCGGCAAAGCGTGGCGAACTGGTTCACACGCTACGAGCAAGGAGGCATTACGGCTTTGCATACAATACAAGGTAGAGGTAGACGGCCTATTTTACGTATTGACAATGCGGTAGAAGTCCAGCAGGTTGAACAGTTGGTTGATCGGCATCCACAAACACTTCGGCCGGTCTTAGTTGCTTTGAGTCAACAAGGGAAGGTGCTATCTAAGCGAACGTTGCAGCGATTTTTAAAAAGATTGGACGGAAATGGAAGCGGTTCCGAAGAAGTCCGTTAG
- a CDS encoding IS630 family transposase — translation MGRKWKRFRRSPLGQPDQKIYEQKCQQLVILHTLAALGYIDLRFGDETGFSMAPSVPYGWLPVGSQRAIRSDSERVTNVFGLMNRRQQLSSYPTQGHINAEFIIQCLDNFCTTIPQLTVVVLDNASWHTARAIQARREAWQEQGLFLFYLPTYSPHLNPIEILWRKIKYEWLKPEAYSSKEQLQQAIFNILRQFGTEFQINFSLT, via the coding sequence ATTGGACGGAAATGGAAGCGGTTCCGAAGAAGTCCGTTAGGCCAACCCGATCAGAAAATATATGAACAGAAGTGTCAACAACTCGTGATATTACACACGTTAGCTGCCTTGGGCTATATTGATTTGCGATTTGGCGATGAAACTGGCTTTTCCATGGCTCCCTCCGTTCCTTATGGTTGGCTGCCAGTAGGAAGCCAACGGGCGATCCGTTCCGACAGTGAGCGGGTCACCAATGTGTTTGGTCTGATGAACAGGCGCCAGCAATTGAGCAGCTATCCTACCCAAGGGCATATCAATGCAGAATTTATCATTCAGTGCCTAGACAATTTCTGCACCACAATCCCCCAACTGACAGTTGTGGTACTAGACAACGCTTCATGGCATACGGCCCGAGCTATTCAAGCTAGAAGAGAAGCATGGCAAGAGCAAGGGCTTTTTCTGTTTTATTTGCCTACGTATAGTCCGCACCTGAACCCCATTGAGATACTATGGCGAAAGATCAAGTATGAGTGGCTAAAGCCTGAAGCCTATAGCTCCAAAGAACAGCTACAGCAAGCGATCTTCAATATCCTGAGACAGTTTGGAACCGAGTTTCAAATCAACTTCTCACTCACCTAA
- a CDS encoding DUF6503 family protein codes for MKLPLLLFTVIILILTNCATPSPPAETESAALDSLARVPSSWIDERVAKAQQRLNSSNAGTFVWQAIEAHGGLTQWFSNGPLAFQFNYQPLDGSTPRNTYEVADYWSARTRHQRIDTTGEYGWTGTQAWIHPADTEMPYNTRFWSLTPYYFVGIPFVLADEGTNFELLGEQTYQDRVYDAVKITFGENVGDAPDDYYVVYIDRETKRVDVTRYIVSYPGYFPDGGHLPEKFMAWIGHQTVDGITLATGFDTYWWKGEQPAEHITKIAVSRVEFTPDITNTYFEAPEDARLISEM; via the coding sequence ATGAAATTACCGCTTCTCCTTTTTACAGTAATTATACTAATACTAACCAACTGCGCCACTCCCTCGCCCCCCGCCGAGACTGAAAGTGCTGCACTGGATTCACTGGCTCGTGTACCATCTTCGTGGATTGATGAGCGAGTAGCTAAAGCCCAGCAGCGACTGAATTCTTCTAATGCTGGTACTTTCGTGTGGCAGGCTATCGAAGCTCACGGGGGACTAACCCAGTGGTTTAGCAATGGGCCACTGGCTTTTCAGTTTAACTATCAACCACTGGATGGCAGCACTCCTCGTAATACTTACGAAGTGGCCGATTACTGGTCGGCTCGCACGCGCCACCAGCGAATAGATACTACTGGAGAATACGGCTGGACGGGCACGCAAGCCTGGATACATCCGGCTGATACGGAAATGCCCTACAATACCCGTTTTTGGTCACTCACCCCCTATTACTTTGTGGGTATTCCCTTCGTACTGGCAGATGAAGGCACTAACTTTGAACTCTTGGGTGAGCAAACCTACCAAGACCGTGTTTACGATGCTGTAAAAATCACCTTTGGCGAGAACGTGGGTGATGCCCCCGATGACTACTACGTGGTGTATATTGATCGGGAAACTAAACGGGTAGATGTGACTCGCTACATTGTCTCTTACCCTGGCTACTTTCCCGATGGTGGTCATTTACCGGAAAAGTTTATGGCCTGGATCGGGCACCAAACTGTTGACGGCATTACTTTAGCTACTGGATTTGATACTTACTGGTGGAAGGGCGAACAACCGGCTGAGCATATTACCAAGATAGCGGTTAGCCGAGTAGAATTTACGCCAGACATCACCAACACTTATTTTGAGGCTCCTGAGGACGCAAGATTAATCTCAGAAATGTAA
- a CDS encoding energy transducer TonB codes for MKYLVLLGILSIGLNQPLHSQDTLYLNANWQVVTNYNLAKYKRVLQKEGNGWYVEDYYYPANTLQMKGHLSSLSPDVLEGSVVFYYKNGNIEKQGSYVKDRRMGVHKEYYESGQIQSEIDYRSEGLHFIQMWNEKGEPQLSNGTGSYQNVTSNGDIQFAFIEDYKMVKNYTVRQQQQDTVYSMVEVLPEYRGGMEKFYRIIQKQLKYPKSARRKDIEGVVYVQFTVDRQGQVTEVKTLKGIGNGCDQESERVVQQSKRWSPGLVNNNPVKCRMVLPITFKLR; via the coding sequence TTGAAGTATTTAGTTCTGCTAGGAATTTTGAGTATTGGATTAAATCAGCCTCTTCATTCTCAAGATACTCTGTACTTAAACGCTAACTGGCAGGTAGTAACGAATTATAATTTAGCCAAATATAAACGTGTACTTCAGAAGGAGGGTAATGGCTGGTATGTAGAAGATTACTACTATCCTGCCAATACTTTGCAAATGAAAGGTCACTTATCTTCTCTTTCTCCCGATGTGTTAGAAGGCTCAGTTGTATTTTACTATAAGAACGGAAACATAGAGAAGCAAGGCAGTTACGTAAAAGATCGGCGGATGGGCGTGCACAAGGAGTATTACGAGAGTGGTCAGATTCAGTCGGAGATAGACTATCGTTCTGAGGGACTACATTTTATTCAGATGTGGAATGAAAAGGGTGAGCCTCAGTTGAGTAATGGTACTGGCTCTTACCAAAACGTGACTTCTAACGGAGATATTCAGTTTGCTTTTATTGAAGATTATAAGATGGTAAAGAACTATACAGTACGCCAGCAACAGCAGGATACAGTGTATAGCATGGTAGAAGTATTACCGGAATACCGGGGAGGGATGGAGAAATTCTACCGAATCATTCAAAAACAACTAAAGTATCCGAAATCGGCTCGGCGCAAAGATATTGAGGGCGTGGTCTACGTTCAGTTTACAGTTGACAGACAAGGGCAGGTAACTGAGGTGAAGACACTTAAAGGAATTGGCAATGGCTGTGATCAAGAATCGGAACGAGTGGTGCAGCAAAGTAAACGATGGTCGCCAGGTTTGGTAAACAATAATCCGGTGAAATGCCGAATGGTACTCCCCATTACTTTTAAGTTGCGCTAA
- a CDS encoding energy transducer TonB — MKYLFVFGLCIANNLSSWAQDTVYFNKDWQEVSDWKDAAYKRLMKRTAVGWYINDFYYPSDRLQMEGEVSSLTPPILEGYCVHYYHNGNKKREGGYKGGRPIGLHKEYHPSGQTKTEIDYQTDGLYVDQVWAETGEPLLQEGNGEYEDVNADGDKVYQKIRKHGVALSYTVRTQELDTLYSVAEQMPEYPGGYDRLYRFVRKKLKYPKVALRARIQGVVYVHLIVNKTGEITEVNVIENIGAGCGKEAKRIIERLKTWKPGEVNGKPVKTPIVLPIAFKLKQKRIFFVGNI; from the coding sequence ATGAAGTATTTATTTGTATTTGGATTATGCATCGCAAATAACCTATCATCCTGGGCGCAGGATACCGTTTACTTCAATAAAGATTGGCAAGAAGTAAGCGATTGGAAAGATGCTGCTTACAAACGCTTAATGAAGCGGACGGCTGTAGGGTGGTATATTAATGACTTTTATTACCCTAGCGACAGATTGCAGATGGAGGGAGAAGTGTCTTCCTTAACCCCTCCTATTCTAGAGGGCTATTGTGTTCACTATTACCATAATGGAAATAAGAAAAGAGAAGGAGGGTATAAAGGTGGAAGACCAATAGGATTGCATAAGGAATATCACCCTTCCGGACAAACTAAAACAGAAATTGATTACCAAACTGATGGTTTATATGTTGACCAAGTATGGGCAGAGACGGGAGAACCGTTGCTTCAGGAAGGTAACGGAGAGTACGAAGACGTAAACGCAGATGGGGATAAGGTCTACCAGAAAATTCGTAAGCACGGCGTAGCATTGAGTTATACTGTACGAACTCAAGAGCTGGATACTTTATACTCTGTGGCTGAACAGATGCCTGAGTATCCGGGTGGGTACGATCGTCTCTACCGGTTCGTTCGAAAAAAGTTAAAGTACCCCAAAGTAGCACTCAGAGCTAGAATACAGGGGGTAGTTTATGTACACCTTATTGTAAACAAAACTGGAGAAATCACTGAAGTAAACGTAATAGAGAATATTGGAGCTGGCTGCGGCAAAGAAGCAAAACGGATAATTGAAAGGCTGAAAACCTGGAAACCCGGAGAGGTAAACGGTAAGCCAGTAAAAACTCCAATAGTGCTGCCTATCGCTTTCAAGTTAAAGCAAAAGCGTATATTTTTTGTAGGTAACATTTAA
- a CDS encoding outer membrane beta-barrel protein, which translates to MLSLLRYTLTISLIVGLALPAFAQFSVVPQFNTSIPLGSINEYTNPDVGYGLEIGYDLSDSWSVRAAYGQYHLELVAGLDDLNIRQELLDFLNLPEALLFDLQVDTWSGGIRYQIPAQRIAPYFGFTVSTNRINAEGLGLSFARRYWGVAPLVGAEWPITDHWGIQADVRVQGIFTRGDSLPLVGELIEDNIFFIPAQVGIVYRFGNLH; encoded by the coding sequence ATGCTATCACTTTTAAGATACACACTAACTATTAGCCTAATAGTTGGGTTGGCGTTACCAGCTTTTGCCCAGTTCTCGGTTGTACCCCAATTCAATACTAGTATACCACTAGGTTCTATCAACGAGTATACTAATCCTGATGTGGGCTACGGATTAGAAATTGGTTATGATTTGTCTGATTCTTGGTCGGTAAGAGCTGCCTACGGTCAGTATCACTTGGAGTTGGTTGCGGGCTTAGATGATCTTAATATCCGCCAGGAACTCCTGGATTTTCTGAACCTACCCGAAGCCCTCTTATTTGACCTTCAGGTAGATACCTGGAGTGGAGGCATACGCTACCAAATCCCTGCCCAGCGGATTGCTCCCTACTTTGGATTTACGGTAAGTACTAACCGTATCAATGCTGAAGGATTAGGACTAAGCTTCGCACGCCGTTACTGGGGAGTGGCTCCTTTGGTGGGGGCTGAGTGGCCCATTACCGACCACTGGGGAATACAAGCTGATGTCCGCGTACAAGGTATTTTTACCCGAGGTGATTCCCTACCATTGGTTGGGGAGCTTATTGAAGATAACATTTTCTTTATTCCAGCGCAGGTAGGGATTGTTTATCGATTTGGCAACCTTCACTAA